The Chitinophagaceae bacterium genome window below encodes:
- a CDS encoding glycoside hydrolase family 88 protein, translated as MHSKSLCIVVLISLALATQSCRVQKKIKFNQDKGLLEIIEKNFKDADTQYKVLAQNLPADKFPKTYFPLTGKYEFSNSAWWCSGFYPGTLLYLYEQTKDNALLSEANRILKVLEKEKLNTSTHDLGFMMYCSFGNALQIDPKPEYKEILISSAKSLVTRFNPTVGCIKSWDGRKNEYLVIIDNMMNLELLFWATRTTGDSSFYKIAVTHANTTIKNHFRADNSSYHVINYNSETGAVQQKKTAQGFADESAWSRGQAWGLYGYTVMYRETKDKKYLEQANKIAQFILKHPNLPADKIPYWDFNAPDIPNALRDVSAAPIIASALLELKMYVGETEATEYVAVAETILKSLSTPVYKAAAGTNGGFILQHGVGHIPQKTEVDVPLTYADYYFVEAMKRYKELNKE; from the coding sequence ATGCATAGTAAATCTCTTTGCATTGTTGTTTTAATCAGCTTGGCTTTGGCAACACAATCATGCAGGGTTCAGAAAAAGATAAAATTCAATCAGGATAAAGGGTTGCTGGAAATCATTGAAAAAAATTTTAAAGATGCAGATACGCAGTACAAAGTACTGGCGCAGAATTTACCGGCTGATAAATTTCCAAAAACCTATTTTCCATTAACAGGTAAATATGAGTTCAGCAATTCTGCCTGGTGGTGCAGCGGTTTTTATCCGGGTACATTATTGTATTTGTATGAGCAAACAAAAGACAATGCATTGCTCAGTGAAGCAAACCGAATTTTGAAGGTGCTGGAAAAAGAAAAACTCAATACCAGTACACATGATCTTGGCTTTATGATGTATTGCAGCTTCGGCAATGCATTACAGATTGATCCAAAACCGGAGTATAAAGAAATTCTCATCAGCAGTGCAAAATCACTGGTAACACGTTTCAATCCAACTGTAGGATGTATAAAATCATGGGATGGCAGAAAGAATGAATATTTGGTGATCATTGATAACATGATGAACCTTGAACTGCTGTTCTGGGCAACAAGAACAACGGGCGATTCTTCGTTTTATAAAATTGCTGTTACACATGCCAATACAACAATAAAAAATCATTTCCGGGCTGATAACAGTTCGTATCATGTCATCAACTATAATTCAGAAACCGGTGCGGTACAGCAGAAAAAAACGGCTCAGGGATTTGCAGATGAATCAGCATGGTCAAGAGGACAGGCATGGGGATTGTATGGTTACACCGTTATGTACCGTGAAACAAAAGATAAAAAATACTTAGAGCAGGCGAATAAAATTGCACAGTTTATTTTAAAACACCCCAATCTTCCTGCTGATAAAATTCCTTACTGGGATTTTAATGCCCCCGATATTCCCAATGCACTGCGTGATGTTTCGGCAGCACCAATTATTGCTTCGGCATTACTGGAACTAAAAATGTATGTAGGCGAAACAGAAGCAACTGAATATGTAGCTGTTGCTGAAACTATATTAAAGTCCCTTTCAACTCCCGTTTACAAAGCGGCAGCTGGAACAAACGGCGGATTTATTTTGCAGCATGGTGTAGGGCATATTCCTCAAAAAACAGAAGTGGATGTGCCGCTTACTTATGCAGACTATTATTTTGTTGAAGCAATGAAACGTTACAAAGAGTTGAATAAAGAATAA
- a CDS encoding beta-galactosidase produces the protein MKHKILVLFFLCMLSSSYNWAQQKHSFALGDSVFLLDGNPFLMISGEMHYPRVPREAWRQRMQMAKAMGLNTIGTYVFWNLHEPQKGMYDFKGNNDIAAFVKIAQEEGLWVVLRPSPYVCAEWEFGGYPYWLQNEKGLIVRSKEASYTKAYRNYLMAVGKQLAPLQINRGGNILMVQIENEYGSYGNDKEYLALNKQLFIEAGFDGLLYTCDPARDVANGSLPGLMPAVNGIDKPAEVKKIVRDNYNGKGPCYIAEWYPAWFDWWGTKHHTVNAKQYADRLDTVLAAGISINLYMFHGGTTRGFMNGANFNDKNPYEPQISSYDYDAPLDEAGNATAKFMLFREAIQHSLPANTVLPEVPAKKKTISISNIQFTEAASILTILPKAISNITPLTFENLKQPYGYVLYRSTINAHEKAVLKIKGLRDYAVVMLNGKLAGTLDRRLYQDSLLIDASSKTQTLDILVENMGRINFGPYLLKNTKGIVEGVELNGKTVENWQMFGLPFNAPGKIKLTATAKLTAGIPAVKKGVFNLKETGDSYLDLSAWGKGVIWVNGHHLGKYWNVGPQQTVYVPKEWLKKGKNEIIIFELLKPLENKLNGLEEPILDKLKK, from the coding sequence ATGAAACATAAAATTTTAGTGTTGTTCTTTCTGTGTATGCTGAGCAGCAGTTATAATTGGGCGCAGCAGAAACACAGTTTTGCTTTAGGCGATTCAGTTTTTTTACTGGATGGAAACCCTTTCCTAATGATCTCGGGTGAAATGCACTACCCAAGGGTTCCCCGTGAAGCATGGAGGCAGCGTATGCAAATGGCTAAGGCAATGGGATTAAATACCATTGGCACTTATGTATTCTGGAACCTGCACGAACCGCAAAAGGGGATGTATGACTTTAAAGGCAACAATGATATTGCAGCTTTTGTAAAAATTGCACAGGAAGAAGGTTTATGGGTTGTGCTCCGTCCCAGCCCTTATGTGTGTGCTGAGTGGGAATTCGGCGGTTATCCTTACTGGTTACAAAACGAGAAAGGATTGATTGTGCGCAGTAAAGAAGCATCCTATACAAAAGCCTACCGTAATTATTTAATGGCAGTAGGAAAGCAACTGGCTCCCTTGCAAATCAATCGTGGTGGAAATATTTTGATGGTGCAGATTGAAAATGAATATGGCTCTTATGGAAATGATAAAGAATACCTGGCATTGAATAAGCAGCTGTTTATTGAAGCAGGATTTGACGGATTGTTGTATACCTGCGATCCTGCAAGAGATGTTGCCAATGGATCACTGCCCGGTTTGATGCCTGCCGTGAATGGTATTGATAAACCTGCTGAAGTAAAAAAGATCGTTCGTGATAATTACAATGGTAAAGGACCTTGTTATATTGCTGAATGGTATCCTGCCTGGTTCGACTGGTGGGGGACTAAACATCATACGGTTAATGCAAAACAATATGCTGATCGTTTAGATACTGTGCTGGCAGCCGGTATTTCAATCAACCTGTACATGTTTCATGGGGGCACAACAAGAGGCTTTATGAATGGTGCCAACTTTAATGATAAAAATCCTTATGAGCCACAGATAAGCAGTTATGATTATGATGCGCCACTGGATGAAGCAGGAAATGCCACAGCGAAATTCATGCTGTTCAGAGAAGCAATTCAGCATAGTCTTCCAGCCAATACTGTATTACCTGAAGTTCCTGCAAAGAAAAAAACGATCAGTATCAGTAATATTCAGTTTACAGAAGCGGCTTCAATACTTACTATTTTACCTAAAGCCATCAGTAATATAACACCTTTAACGTTTGAGAATTTGAAACAGCCTTATGGGTATGTATTGTACAGAAGTACAATTAATGCCCATGAGAAAGCAGTATTAAAAATTAAAGGGCTAAGAGATTATGCTGTTGTAATGCTGAATGGAAAACTCGCCGGTACACTCGACAGGCGTTTATACCAGGACAGTTTGCTGATCGATGCTTCATCTAAAACACAAACACTGGATATACTGGTTGAAAATATGGGACGTATTAATTTCGGTCCCTACCTGTTGAAGAATACAAAAGGAATTGTTGAAGGTGTTGAGCTGAATGGTAAGACTGTTGAAAACTGGCAGATGTTTGGTTTACCATTTAATGCACCTGGTAAAATAAAGTTAACTGCAACAGCTAAACTTACCGCAGGTATTCCTGCTGTTAAGAAAGGAGTATTCAATTTGAAAGAAACCGGCGACAGCTATCTTGACCTGAGCGCATGGGGAAAAGGTGTTATTTGGGTAAACGGTCATCATCTTGGAAAGTATTGGAATGTTGGCCCGCAACAAACAGTGTATGTTCCCAAAGAGTGGCTGAAAAAAGGGAAGAATGAAATAATCATTTTTGAATTATTAAAGCCGCTTGAAAATAAATTAAATGGCCTTGAAGAACCAATCCTGGACAAATTGAAGAAGTAG
- a CDS encoding family 43 glycosylhydrolase: MKNSLLLIVLIACCNVAVLSQNREQRLRENIPLDSIRLSDPFILADKKTSMYYMTGTGGMLWKSKDLEKWTGPYRVAQTDSTSWMGPRPMIWAAELHAYKNRYYYFATFTNRDVKIDSVKGNVIERRACHVLVSDQPEGPYIPMKDLVYLPANKPTLDATLWIDKDKKPYMVYCWEWLQNWNGTVEKIELKPDLSGTIGEGKILFRASESPWSKEKDEQGNDKPNKVTDGPFLFTTQTGKLGMLWTSWIYDVYTQGVAYSESGTLDGLWIHEAAPITPPNFGHGMMFRTFEGKLLMAMHSHKNVNGRYVRIPRLFEVDDSGDKIILGKPYSK, encoded by the coding sequence ATGAAAAATAGTCTTCTTCTTATCGTGTTGATTGCGTGCTGCAATGTTGCTGTGCTTTCTCAAAACCGGGAACAACGCTTACGTGAAAATATTCCGCTGGATTCTATTCGTCTCAGTGATCCTTTTATTTTAGCCGATAAGAAAACTTCCATGTACTACATGACCGGCACAGGCGGAATGCTATGGAAAAGTAAGGATCTTGAAAAATGGACAGGTCCTTACAGAGTTGCACAAACCGATAGCACTTCATGGATGGGACCAAGACCGATGATCTGGGCCGCTGAACTGCATGCATATAAAAACAGGTATTACTATTTCGCCACTTTTACCAACAGGGATGTAAAAATTGATTCTGTTAAAGGAAATGTGATTGAGCGAAGAGCCTGTCACGTATTGGTAAGTGATCAACCGGAAGGACCTTATATACCAATGAAAGATCTGGTTTACCTTCCTGCAAACAAACCAACGCTGGATGCTACATTATGGATCGACAAAGATAAAAAACCGTACATGGTATATTGCTGGGAATGGCTGCAAAACTGGAATGGTACAGTAGAAAAAATTGAGTTGAAGCCAGATTTAAGTGGAACCATTGGCGAAGGAAAAATTTTATTCCGTGCCAGTGAGTCACCATGGAGTAAGGAAAAAGATGAACAGGGAAATGATAAACCAAACAAAGTAACAGATGGGCCATTTCTTTTTACCACACAAACAGGTAAGCTTGGTATGTTATGGACCAGCTGGATTTATGATGTGTACACACAGGGTGTGGCCTATTCTGAAAGTGGAACACTTGACGGACTCTGGATACATGAGGCAGCACCAATCACGCCTCCCAATTTTGGTCATGGTATGATGTTTAGAACATTTGAAGGGAAATTACTGATGGCCATGCACAGCCATAAAAATGTAAATGGCAGATACGTCCGCATTCCACGTTTGTTTGAAGTGGATGACAGTGGCGATAAAATTATTTTAGGTAAACCATACAGTAAATAA
- a CDS encoding DUF2264 domain-containing protein has protein sequence MKYKVSIAAGLFFCLLNVSVNAQKSNVHSPAFSTVANGKIVFKIAKPDFKLSPHTGMTRQHWKDAAQYLLEGAFSYIHSLDDPMKFPKQPGKSYPRMESQVPTEKLEGVCRTLFMAAPLLKENPSLEINHIKVADYYLHQIKNLIDSSSPSFIKHRAPNGGPSQNLVEFGALSFSLFNIPEILWDPLTQKEKDALAATMISYGDGPTVPSNWKFFNIFVLSFFKDKGYPINEKLLEEYLQKSLDHYRGDGWYNDNPAFDYYSMWAFQMYGEMWSEVFGKKYYPQYAAKFQANFSEVKNSYPYMFSRNGEMIMWGRSMTYRFGSVIPFPLMGYEKDAAVNYGWMRRISSGVMLQFLKNPEFIKEEVPTLGFYGAFEPAVQSYSCRGSAFWMGKAFLGLFVPADNAFWTAVENEGPWKKEFEKNKVYNKYLPGPQMLVTDYPNIGASELRAWCKVKSIGAGEPFRSSENYNRLSYNSAFPWQADSSNGTVAMAYVIKNKKNEWEPLRLYDFKKFEDEAFYRDAVLETNLDIKLNLIDIPLPNGILRIDKITADAATEVRLGHYALPNVKGFIKEQKKKVNGYDVRIIDNGIYQLAMVSIAGWKNMEVLPAKGLHPVSNESKVIDAVDAGIASSKVYITLMLWKKSGEQWSNKELFPFSKISMLENNKLVEVQMMDHTKRSFNLQ, from the coding sequence ATGAAATATAAAGTATCGATTGCTGCCGGGTTATTTTTTTGTTTGCTGAATGTTTCAGTAAATGCACAAAAAAGTAATGTGCATTCTCCCGCATTTTCTACAGTAGCAAATGGAAAAATTGTTTTTAAAATTGCCAAACCTGATTTTAAACTCAGCCCACATACCGGTATGACGAGGCAGCATTGGAAAGATGCAGCTCAATATTTACTGGAAGGCGCATTCAGTTATATTCATAGCCTGGATGATCCTATGAAGTTTCCCAAGCAACCGGGAAAAAGTTATCCCAGAATGGAAAGCCAGGTGCCAACAGAAAAACTGGAAGGAGTGTGCCGCACATTATTTATGGCAGCACCATTGCTGAAAGAAAATCCATCGCTTGAAATCAATCATATTAAGGTAGCTGATTACTATCTCCACCAGATCAAAAACCTGATTGATTCATCAAGCCCCAGTTTTATAAAACACCGGGCACCGAATGGAGGGCCAAGTCAAAATTTAGTAGAGTTTGGTGCATTGTCTTTTTCATTATTTAATATTCCTGAAATACTTTGGGATCCGCTTACACAAAAAGAAAAAGATGCTTTAGCTGCAACCATGATCAGTTATGGCGACGGGCCAACAGTGCCTTCCAACTGGAAATTCTTCAACATTTTTGTACTTAGTTTTTTTAAAGACAAAGGATATCCCATCAATGAAAAACTGCTGGAAGAATATCTGCAAAAATCACTGGATCATTACAGGGGTGATGGCTGGTATAACGATAATCCTGCTTTTGATTATTACAGCATGTGGGCCTTTCAAATGTATGGTGAAATGTGGAGTGAAGTATTTGGAAAAAAATATTATCCGCAATACGCAGCAAAGTTTCAGGCAAATTTCAGCGAGGTTAAAAATAGTTATCCTTATATGTTTAGCCGCAATGGTGAAATGATCATGTGGGGCAGAAGTATGACCTATCGGTTTGGTTCCGTCATTCCTTTTCCATTAATGGGTTATGAAAAAGATGCAGCGGTTAATTACGGATGGATGAGAAGAATATCATCGGGTGTAATGCTGCAGTTTTTGAAAAATCCGGAATTTATAAAAGAAGAAGTACCCACACTTGGTTTTTACGGTGCCTTTGAACCGGCAGTACAGAGTTACAGTTGCAGGGGCAGTGCATTCTGGATGGGCAAAGCATTTTTGGGTTTGTTTGTTCCTGCTGATAATGCTTTCTGGACTGCTGTTGAAAATGAAGGTCCCTGGAAAAAAGAATTTGAAAAAAATAAAGTGTATAATAAATATTTGCCGGGTCCGCAAATGCTGGTAACTGATTATCCCAATATCGGTGCATCCGAACTGCGTGCCTGGTGTAAAGTAAAATCAATTGGTGCAGGTGAGCCTTTCCGCAGCAGTGAAAACTATAACCGCTTATCTTATAACAGTGCATTTCCCTGGCAGGCCGACAGCAGCAATGGAACCGTTGCTATGGCTTATGTTATAAAAAATAAGAAAAATGAATGGGAGCCTTTGCGTTTGTATGATTTCAAAAAATTTGAAGACGAGGCTTTTTACAGAGATGCGGTGCTGGAAACAAACCTGGACATAAAACTGAATTTAATTGATATTCCACTGCCTAATGGCATTTTACGGATCGATAAAATTACTGCTGATGCAGCAACAGAAGTAAGACTCGGTCATTATGCATTGCCCAATGTAAAAGGGTTTATTAAAGAGCAGAAAAAGAAAGTGAATGGATATGATGTGCGTATCATTGATAACGGAATTTACCAGCTTGCCATGGTTTCTATTGCCGGTTGGAAAAATATGGAAGTGCTTCCTGCAAAAGGATTACATCCTGTGAGCAATGAAAGCAAGGTGATTGATGCAGTTGATGCAGGCATAGCTTCTTCAAAAGTTTATATCACACTCATGTTATGGAAAAAATCGGGTGAGCAATGGAGCAATAAGGAATTATTTCCCTTCAGTAAAATCAGTATGTTAGAAAATAACAAACTGGTGGAAGTGCAAATGATGGATCATACAAAACGGTCATTCAATCTGCAATAA
- the miaA gene encoding tRNA (adenosine(37)-N6)-dimethylallyltransferase MiaA has protein sequence MKKTVLLIAGPTAVGKTALTIQLAKQFHTEIISADSCQCYKEITIGVAKPSAEELQEVKHHFINSHSIHENLNAASFEEYALEAAAEIFQQHDIAVMVGGTGLYIKAFCEGMDEIPAVDETIRKQLQNNYQQQGIEWLQEQVQTNDPLFAKEGEMQNPQRMLRALEVVLSTGQSILQYRKGEKRKRNFNIIKIGLDLPREELYQRINHRVDIMMEHGLLDEAKSVYPLRHLNALQTVGYRELFDFFAGNSTLKQAIDKIKQNSRHYAKRQLTWFKRDEEMKWFHPSNTSQIQDYILQQFHAELQN, from the coding sequence ATGAAAAAAACTGTTCTCTTAATTGCAGGGCCAACGGCTGTTGGCAAAACCGCACTGACTATTCAACTGGCAAAGCAATTCCATACAGAAATTATTTCAGCCGATTCCTGTCAATGTTATAAAGAAATTACAATTGGTGTTGCCAAACCTTCAGCTGAAGAATTGCAGGAAGTAAAGCATCATTTTATTAACTCACATTCTATTCATGAAAATCTGAATGCTGCTTCATTTGAAGAGTATGCATTAGAAGCAGCGGCTGAAATTTTTCAACAGCATGATATTGCCGTAATGGTTGGCGGTACAGGTTTATACATCAAAGCCTTTTGCGAAGGCATGGATGAAATTCCTGCAGTTGATGAAACAATCAGAAAACAATTGCAGAACAATTATCAGCAACAGGGAATAGAATGGTTACAGGAACAAGTTCAAACGAATGATCCATTATTTGCAAAGGAAGGTGAAATGCAAAACCCTCAACGGATGCTGCGGGCACTGGAAGTTGTGTTATCAACCGGGCAATCAATTCTTCAGTACCGGAAAGGGGAGAAGCGGAAAAGAAATTTCAACATCATTAAAATTGGACTGGATTTGCCGAGAGAAGAATTGTATCAACGCATCAATCACCGGGTAGATATCATGATGGAGCATGGTTTATTGGATGAAGCAAAATCAGTGTATCCGTTGCGTCATCTCAATGCTTTGCAAACAGTAGGCTACAGGGAGTTGTTTGATTTCTTTGCTGGAAACAGTACCCTTAAACAGGCAATTGATAAGATCAAACAAAATTCCCGTCATTATGCAAAAAGGCAGCTAACCTGGTTTAAACGGGATGAAGAAATGAAATGGTTTCATCCTTCAAATACATCTCAAATACAGGATTATATTTTACAGCAGTTCCACGCTGAACTTCAAAACTAA